Proteins co-encoded in one Octopus bimaculoides isolate UCB-OBI-ISO-001 chromosome 7, ASM119413v2, whole genome shotgun sequence genomic window:
- the LOC106872894 gene encoding uncharacterized protein LOC106872894: MEDWKPSEYWKKVICFMMIRSGCQNVDIMTAVECSVNTTKAVRRDMSSLKNRVTQTMMAFYRNGGDGDVEDDSDDEAVDEDTDAFDDLDAFDDLDAFDDNDFNDDDNNDENDVDILDNDPDHNDSSDYDGDNENDTDMIKPN; the protein is encoded by the exons atggaggactggaaaccatctgaatattggaagaaGGTTATCTGTTTCATGATGATTCGCTCCGGCTGTCAAAATgtcgacatcatgactgctgttgAATGCTCTGTGAACACAACAAAAGCTGTAAGACGTGATATGAGCAGCCTGAAAAACCGAGTTACCCAAACGATGATGGCCTTTTA tcgtaatggtggtgatggtgatgtcgaAGATGACAGCGACGACGAAGCAGTTGATGAAGACACCGACGCCTTTGACGACTTGGACGCCTTTGACGACTTGGACGCCTTTGACGACAACGActttaatgacgatgataataacgatgaaaACGACGTTGATATTTTGGATAATGATCCTGATCACAACGATAGCAGTGATTACGATGGCGATAACGAAAATGATACAGATATG